In one window of Tellurirhabdus rosea DNA:
- a CDS encoding helix-turn-helix transcriptional regulator has protein sequence MDHETNRLTRLVTLLTLLQTKRLLSATELAQRFSVSTRTIYRDIRTLEQAGVPLVTQEGKGYTLVEGYRLPPIMFTRQEAMALLTAEKLAIGLTDTDTAQLTGSAMDKVRAALRRTDRDHLETFAPHIQVVAPGESHSRQNAYQQLVTAITGQRVVRLSYRAAVSTEVTTRDVEPIGLYLSQHWHLVGFCRMRQAFRNFRLDRIQDLSIQAEAFPARSETLAHYWAQEAVRRGREKVVIHFQPAAVLAESAQRLHDTKHQYGWAYEHLLPDGQVAMTFFIGSMPYLAAWLLPYAGAVTVFEPAELQQELGRLARRAYEFFAPVTRV, from the coding sequence ATGGATCACGAAACAAACCGCCTTACCCGACTGGTCACCCTGCTGACCCTCTTACAAACCAAACGACTCCTGTCAGCCACCGAGTTAGCCCAGCGCTTTTCGGTCAGTACCCGCACCATTTACCGAGACATCCGAACCCTCGAACAGGCGGGGGTGCCCCTCGTGACTCAGGAGGGTAAAGGGTATACCCTCGTGGAAGGCTATCGGCTACCTCCTATTATGTTTACCCGCCAGGAAGCTATGGCCCTACTCACGGCCGAAAAGCTGGCAATTGGACTAACCGATACCGATACGGCCCAACTTACGGGCTCGGCCATGGACAAGGTGCGCGCGGCCCTACGACGCACCGACCGCGATCACCTGGAAACGTTCGCTCCCCACATTCAGGTCGTAGCACCGGGAGAATCCCACAGCCGCCAGAATGCCTACCAGCAGTTAGTCACCGCCATCACCGGGCAACGTGTCGTCCGGCTCAGCTACCGGGCAGCCGTTTCCACGGAGGTTACCACACGGGATGTGGAGCCCATCGGTTTATACCTAAGCCAGCACTGGCACCTGGTAGGCTTTTGCCGCATGCGGCAAGCGTTCCGTAATTTTCGCCTCGATCGCATCCAGGACTTGTCCATCCAGGCTGAAGCCTTTCCGGCCCGGTCGGAGACCCTGGCCCACTACTGGGCACAGGAGGCTGTCCGGCGGGGGCGTGAAAAAGTCGTTATTCACTTTCAGCCGGCAGCGGTGCTGGCCGAATCGGCTCAGCGGCTGCACGATACCAAACACCAGTATGGCTGGGCGTACGAGCATCTACTGCCGGACGGCCAGGTAGCGATGACTTTTTTTATCGGATCGATGCCTTACCTGGCGGCCTGGCTGCTCCCCTATGCAGGGGCCGTTACGGTGTTCGAGCCCGCCGAGTTGCAACAGGAGCTGGGCCGACTGGCCAGGCGGGCGTATGAATTTTTTGCACCCGTCACCAGGGTATGA
- a CDS encoding RidA family protein, with protein MEKRTIDPWKWGEYTNSAQAVEVRQVEGTLYCSGQVAIDALGQLSQGDMRTQFIQTLQNVEQLISEAGYECKNIVRLNVFTTSTAEFFTTCVDLYQGFTARHGLKQATTLVEVKGLYQTATVELEATVVK; from the coding sequence ATGGAAAAACGAACAATCGATCCCTGGAAGTGGGGAGAGTACACCAATTCGGCGCAAGCCGTGGAGGTCAGGCAGGTGGAGGGGACGCTCTACTGCTCGGGGCAGGTAGCCATCGATGCCCTTGGGCAGCTCAGCCAGGGCGACATGAGAACCCAGTTTATACAGACTCTTCAGAATGTGGAACAACTCATCAGCGAGGCTGGCTACGAATGCAAAAATATTGTCCGCCTGAATGTATTTACCACCTCAACGGCCGAGTTTTTTACCACCTGTGTGGATCTCTACCAGGGCTTTACCGCCAGGCATGGCCTCAAACAGGCCACTACGCTGGTGGAGGTGAAAGGGCTCTACCAGACGGCAACCGTTGAACTCGAAGCGACCGTCGTTAAGTAA
- a CDS encoding transposase produces MFPRGGPPPRQCRQITRTAYDAHYRRALERQQSRWGQRMKRLRQRTVEPVLGSLVEYYGMRKVNVRGKAGAHKVMLMAAVAFNLKKYMRFTSHTAVSQAMALRVEWSLTSQDTLLGGSWFFYN; encoded by the coding sequence GTGTTCCCAAGAGGCGGTCCGCCGCCGCGGCAGTGCCGCCAAATTACTCGAACCGCTTATGATGCGCACTACCGACGAGCCCTAGAGCGCCAGCAAAGTCGGTGGGGTCAGCGCATGAAACGCCTTCGCCAACGGACGGTAGAGCCGGTTTTAGGCAGCTTAGTAGAGTACTATGGAATGCGTAAAGTAAACGTACGAGGTAAAGCAGGGGCTCACAAAGTGATGCTGATGGCTGCTGTTGCCTTCAACCTGAAGAAGTACATGAGATTTACTAGCCACACTGCTGTCAGCCAGGCAATGGCCTTGAGAGTGGAATGGTCATTGACTAGCCAAGACACATTGCTGGGGGGCTCGTGGTTTTTCTACAATTAA